The following nucleotide sequence is from Cicer arietinum cultivar CDC Frontier isolate Library 1 chromosome 2, Cicar.CDCFrontier_v2.0, whole genome shotgun sequence.
gacATCTTATATCTTGAATGTGttttaaaattgagaaaaaaatttatttagtaattCCTACttatgaaaaatgaaaagaaaattatatatgtCGTGGTTGAGGGTATCCCACTTTTGACtcataaaatcttaaaatttcacTAACCTATAATACTAGTATAGTTTTTAGACATACTAGTTAATTAGTTATACAAGTTAAACACATTAGCTAATTAGTTATATCAATGAGTTGTTTCTCATTAACCACATAAGCCTTGTCTATCATTTGACGTAAGTTATTTTATCATTCTCTCACAAGTCAATATGAtttctattttacttttattcaTTTGTCTATCATCAGTAACAAGAAAAGTAATTTGGTATCAATGTCAATCGAACCACCCATCATTTATATTCTTGACCATGCTCAATAATGTTAGGTAGGAGGGGTGTATTGGTAAAACTCAAAAACCTAATATGGTATAAGAGTTACTTTCTAAGTGGTTAGTCTAATAAGTCTAGCTTTATATATAGAACATACCATGTATTCATTTTGCATCTTTAACTATTTTATCAATATAGAATTTATTTTCctttcaatataaatattttcaactaTTCCACTaaattgtttctaaaaaaattttgaaatttttttcattgccAAGTACATTTCAATGAGGTGGATGACCCTTTCAATTTCAACCTTTGTGTGTTTGTATTGACATTGATTGTTTAAAGTGTTCCAACTTTCCATCCTTCATCCTTCAAACTTGCTAACGTGGTTCATTGCATTTGGACTAGGTAAGTAATTAATAGTGAAGATCTAAGTCAATAGAtaataaaaacccaaattgagaATTGacgaatattaaaaattattatcaaagagtaattttttatgattaatcaaatttcattcatttttgcAAAAATAGATGGTTAACAAAATTTTACTCTTTGAATCTAATcgatattttaatttctatttataaaaaatgaattgttaaagaagtttgattatttttaaacctaattaacattttagtttatGTTCATGAAGACGATAGATGGTTAATTAAACTTCAATCTTTTATGCTTAATTGATAATTTACCTTCTATCCATAAAAGTTATGGATGATTaagaaaattttattctttttagtcttatcaacattttatattttctttagtcgatgtatttctaaattttatacTCTTTTCATCGGCCATTAAATTTCTGACATTTGTGTATTGTGAATTTTCTAAACTAGAAGTATATTATGCACATTCCAACTAGcaataaaatataagatatagtagtttgttaattaattttacaaattaaatataaaattatagttatttataGTAATTAATCGTTTTTCATTAGTTATATAAACCTtgcatataaaaattatttaactatgCTTTTTGTTTGATGCAATATTGTCTTGGTCTATTTAAcgcaattatttaattatcctAACAAACATAGTGtaaacataataaattattttcttttttttgccAGAAACATAAtgcaattataataattaaattcagcTATTCATACTTTCTAATAATCTCGATGACATAAATAATTGCACGCGTatcttataaacattttttGGCTGAGAGTATTATATTgtagatttcatctagacacATGACTTGTGATAAAAAGAAAATCTAGACATGTAACGTGTTGCAAAATTAATTGATCAATTTTAGAGACCAAGTAAAATAGTTCCTCTTAACAACCATAGTGTGaacaatctatatatatatatttcttaagTGGGTCACTCGTTATGAAATGaatggataattttttttttcaaaaaaatctttaaatttcattaattaataattgtaGTATAGTAAAAAAAAGCCTTTAAATTAATGGTTTACTTtacaatatatatgaattataatggtgatttaattttatcaaatttacaattttgacattatatgttttaaaagtTGCACATTAGTccttctatttttgttttgcaaattagatcccaaatttttttaattttgcaaattagtccaaaaaatatgcaaaatggtccttcatttttccaaaatttcagttttgatctgaatttaattttcattttaaccttaaaactttaaaatttaataaaattgccCAACTTATAAATAAGCAATTGTTCACACAaacaacaaattttataaataaagataatgtAGCAGAGAATTTGAATTGCTAAAAGTTTTCAACTACTCAATCCAAACACAcgcttaattaataaaatggatAGAAAACTAAACTTCATTAAATGTTAATATGAGAATAGTATAATCAAATTGATCATGGGTTGTAGGATTCTCCGTCCATATTTTAAGATCAACAAGAAAGTATAAACCATGTTAatacacataaatatttcaaaagacaaTAAAAACTACGATAACAAAACCATAATTCTAATGACCGAACTAATTTCTTCCACATATGATCAATAATCGAGAATATTGCAAGATTCACAGTTTTTCATTTCATTCAAATtcgaaaaaataatatttactgATATTTGCTTATATCGAGTATAAGTGATCACGGACAGATCATTTAACCACAAGTTGATAAGTTATATATAATGCCGAGATAATATCTAATTTGATGATATTATAGCCTTCATGCACCCCTTACtcaaaataatgattaaatgaattattttcattcatttcaacAAACACATAAAGTACAAACTTAAAACCAATTAAAATACTAtaacaaaatgaaaaatcaaaacGCCCACTAAATTTtgatacaaacaaaaaaacaaaatactgtaaaattaaaaatttatttagttttaaataaactaaaatatagtTTTCATCTCATAGttgactttataaaaaaaaaaccacaaaaGCAGAGAAAGTCATATATATAAGATATTTACTAGTATTTAATTAACTAATCAATTAATATGACAACACATATTGGATTGGAAATTTGTACACACGCAGGCTTATAAAAGGGCAACAAGAGGTGGTCATTCCAAACACCAAGAAAAGGcaattaatttcattattatttccTCTTCCAAATTCTTATAGTTGTCACAATGTCTTCTAAGGGTAACAATGGAAACATTGATTTTACTATTTATCGTGAATACATACATGATATTCCACCTCCAATCAATAGTAACATCTACAAACTCAAATATATCAAACATGTTGACTTCATTTTGAGCTTTGCTACTGAAGTATACGTACATGGAAAAGGTACCGGAAATTTCTTTCCCACTTGGAACCTTGATGTATTCGATATCGAATGGGTGAAAAAGGTGAAGGAAACTATTCCACATGCGAGGGTGATTATAAGCATCGGAGGTGTTGGCTCTGAATTTCCATTCAATCCAATTGATAAACATATATGGATTTACAGAGCCATAGAGTCGATCAAATGGATCGTCCGTGATCTCTATCACAATCTAATTGATGGTATTGATATTCATTATGACGTTATCAAATCAAGTGAAGATGAATTTTCCTTCTCTATTGGTGAAGTTATAAGAAaactaaaatatgaaattgatcTATCCATCAATGTGGTTTCCATTGCTCCAAACGAACGGTTCCAATCCTACTACCTCAACTTATATTTGCAAAACAAAGACATTATCGACTTGGTTGACTTTGAATTCTACAATCTTAAACCACGAACTCTAGAACAACTTTTAgaactttataaaaaattagttcatGAGTACAGTCTGACTATAGTCCTACCAATAATAAGCTCTCATCCGGAACATATAATTATCGAGTTCATCAGATACCTCCTTAAAAGTAAATTACTCCATGGCATTGTTGTTTGGGATGATAATAACTCAACCGATGGAAGTACAAACTCTTTCTCTTTAGAGAATGTGCTACAAGATATCTAATTAATTAACCTTGCTAGctaattatgattaattagCTAAGAatccatcttttattttatgggtCAAATATCACAAACATAAATGGATAGGAGGATGACTCTATCTATTGGATGTTCTAAATAAGACCTATGAATTGTGTGCTTTTAGTATTGCATTTGTGTTTGTGTGTGGCATTGGTTTCTTGTTTTCAATTACTTTCTTTTGTCATTTTGTTTTGAGTGCAAAATTTCTTCCATTGTATCAATGTGTGTAACACTTTGAATAATAAGAAGCAATTATATTTCAGTTTcctttgtttatgtttttatatgtCACTCAATTCACCGTTCTTTGTTggatttaattttctatctggTTAATAGTCCTTTGGTTTCAATAATATATGAGGCAAATTCAGTTTTAATCTTttgtgattttcttttttagattttaCCCTTGTTATTTCAGATTTTAACCTTTGGTTccaataatagaaaaaaaatcaattttgaccAAAACCCATTATTCATTATCACCCacatttaaaaaacataaaataaaataaagcttAAAAAAATGGTAAAAGTTACAAACAAGAGAAGCAAagctggaagaaaaaaaaaaagaacttattatattttgtattagaTTCTCGTCGTTTGATAAATTTCgatttatgttattttaggATTTAGAAGTTTCCaagattaaataaaattcaaattgaattcatttaatttgatttatatgttattttcaCATTTTGGTTGGTATCTTTATTCTAACTATAAGTTTTTAATTCGACCATATTTTACAATGGTTGCGTGAATTTAGCTGTTTTAATTCattattgtgttttttaaagGTTTCGCTCATGTGAAATACGAATACATATTGCCTATTCTCTATATTAAGTGACCTCATTCTCTAGTCTTCCCTTTTATGTATGTCTCCGTTCTTCttttatctctcttttttttctttctttattgtCAATTTCCTTTTTTATCTCTCATTCCTCcactctttctttttttttcttttccttttatctagaaataagataatataattatcaacaaaaaaatcacACACAATACAAATTCTTGGGTTCAAACTCAAATATGCTATTCTAACCTAACAATATCGAAATCTGTATTCATTTGTTAGTTGAGCTAATACTTAAGaaatttctttctttcattCTAAGTAGACGTAAtgaaaacacacaaaaaaatatatctttttttattaaacttaaagttttaaaaacatttttaagaaACAATATAATTTACATATCCTTCGGAAAATATATTGATAAAGTcagagtaaaaaataaaagttcaaagaaagaaagaaacacAGATATTTATATTAGTTCACCACAAAATTAGTAGTGAAGTCCAATCCCTTTAATTTTGAAAGATACTATTTTAGTCCtccacacacacaaaaaaaaaaaattataatgattcATTATGCGTTGGTTTACTAAATTAAAATGATTCATATTATAACCTTTTCAAACCTA
It contains:
- the LOC101508922 gene encoding chitinase 2-like — its product is MSSKGNNGNIDFTIYREYIHDIPPPINSNIYKLKYIKHVDFILSFATEVYVHGKGTGNFFPTWNLDVFDIEWVKKVKETIPHARVIISIGGVGSEFPFNPIDKHIWIYRAIESIKWIVRDLYHNLIDGIDIHYDVIKSSEDEFSFSIGEVIRKLKYEIDLSINVVSIAPNERFQSYYLNLYLQNKDIIDLVDFEFYNLKPRTLEQLLELYKKLVHEYSLTIVLPIISSHPEHIIIEFIRYLLKSKLLHGIVVWDDNNSTDGSTNSFSLENVLQDI